The Streptomyces venezuelae genomic interval GCGGTTCGAGGTGAGCATGCCGTAAACGCGGCGGCCTCCTGCCTCGTTGGGCTAATGGCCGCGCCGGGCCCGAGTGGGTCGCGGCCGTGGCGCCGCACTGTCCGGGCGTCCCTCGCGTGGACGGATCCGGATCCGTCCACGGTGCTGCTGGCTGATGCCGGCGCCAACGCGCACCTGCCCGAAGTCACCTGCGACGACACCATCAACGAGACCACCACGCCGCAGTAGACCCCGTGGCTTTGTGAGTGAGTTTCGGCTCTGGTCCACTTCTTGTGGTCGCGTACGCAGAGTGACGGTTGGGCGTCGTTCGAGGGCGGGTGACATCGCCCGAAAATCGACCTGCCCGAGGGCGCTGGCATCGACAGTTCTGCGCCGTGAACAACGTGCGGCCGCAGCTGGAAGAGCTGCTGTTCGGGTCGGTGGAGAACATGTCGGTGGAGTCGGTCGAGGCGGCTGACGCTGTCGTAAGAGTGAAGGCCCGGTCCACGGCCAAGCGGGCGGCCTGTCCGGGCTGCGGGTGCTGGTCGAGTCGAATACACGGCTCTTACCTGCACTTTCCCAGCGATCTACCCACGTCGGGCAAGCCCGTCGTCGTATCGCTGCGAGTGCGCCGGTTCCTCTGCGCGGAGGGCTCCTGCCCGCGCAAGACGTTTGCCGAGCAGGTGCCCGGCCTCACCTGTCGATCCGCTCGCCGGACGGAACGGCTGCGATCGACGCTCGTCTCGGTCGGTCTCGCACTCGCGGGACGGGCCGGCGCCCGAATGTCGGACGCCTTCGGGGTCCGAGTCAGCCGGAACACCCTGCTGAGGCTGATCCAGGTCGCGGACCGCTGGCACCTGTGGCACAACCTCGGCGAAGCCGCCGAGAAGTGCGTCTACCGGCACCGTGCCTGCCTGCGGCCTGCACCTGAGTCACCGGAGGAGTCAACCCAGGCGCCGGAGTCGCCCGCGTCCTCGCCGTGGCCAACGGGCCACCGGTTCGCCGAACGCACGCGCGCCAAGCACGCCACCGTCCATGCCCTACTGGCCGCCGGTCACAGCAAGCGGTCCATCGCCCGGCAGCTCGGCATGGGCCTCAACACCGTCCTCCGCTTCTCCCGCGCCACCGAGCCGGAGCAACTGTTTACCGGCCAGTGGCAAAGCCGCCCCACCAAGCTCGACGCCTACAAGCCCTACCTCGACCAGCGATGGCAGGAAGGCTCCACCAACGCCTGGAAACTCTGGGAGGAGATCAAGGCACAGGCTACCCAGACGGCTACGGCGACGTCCGCGCCTACGTCAGCCGGAACCTGCGCGGCAAGCCCCAGCCGGTCGGCCCCCGGCCGCCGTCCGCCCGCGCCGTCACCCGCTGGGTCCTCACCCACCCCGATGCCCTGGCCGAGAGCGACCGGCTCCAGCTCAAGGCCGTGCTGACCAACTGTCCCGAACTGGACGCACTCGCCGAGCATGCACGCTCCTTCGCCCACATGCTGACCCAGCTGCAAGGCCACCAACTGCCAGCATGGACCGAAGCGGCAACCGCCGCCGACCTGCCCAGCCTCCAGCGCTTCGCCCGGCACCTGGAGCGCGACCTCGGCGCCGTCACTGCCGGACTCTCGCAGCCGTGGAACTCCGGAGTCGTCGAAGGCCATGTCAACCGGATCAAGATGCTCAAGCGCCAGATGTTTGGCCGCGCCGGCTTCGAACTCCTCCGCAAGCGCGTCCTGCTCTACTACTGAGCTTGTCGTTCAGCCTTCAGCGTCCGGCGAAAGTGGTTCGTTTTCGGCGGCGAGGGTGACCTGCGCAGTCCATGACCAGGGCTCTTGGGGCGGTTCCCAGCTCACCTCCACGTCGGTGTCGTGGAAGTCGCGCGCGAGTCCCGTCACCATCACCGCCGCCGCAGCCCGCGCGCCTGCGGGTCGGTGTTGATCGGCACGTCCAGCCGCCCGCAGAGATTCCCGCTTTCGGTGAAGACGCTGGTGCGCCAACCCTCCGGCGTCGCAAACAGGAAGATCCCCTTCGGAATGCCCCAGGCGGGCGGCTTCTTCTTCTCGTTCTTCCGTCTCACCATGCCGCTATCCAACATCGTCGAGTTCATGGTGATGAGGGTGGGGGAGGATCACCCGCCGCGGCACGGTTTGGTGCCGGGCTTGCGCAGCAAGCTAAGCCCCCTCAGGACAGATGGTCGGTGAGCCCGAAGCCCTCCGGAAACTCCTCCAGGAACTCACGGCGAGCGGGGTTGGTCTCGGCAGCTGCCATCTCCCCGAGCAGGGCGATCAGCTCCTGCTGCTGATCACTCGACAGCGTGCTGACCACGTGGGCGACGCCCTCCATGACCTTGACCGCGTCGTCCTGATCCATCTGCTTGTCTTCACTGCCGTCGATGAGCCACAGGACATCGACCAAAGCCTCGGCCAAGGCACGAGTCAGGGACGAGTACGAAGACGTCACGACGGTCTCCCAGCAGATCGACGGCAGAGTCCGGCCATCCCACCACACACCACCGACATCACTTTCCGTGAGCCTCCACGGAAAGTGGACCAGAGCCTGAGTTTCAGGGACGTCTGTTGCTCAGCGGCAGGAACGCCCGGTTCCCGGAGAGAGTGATGTCGCGGAGATTCGAGAACCTCGGGGCTTGCTTCGGAACCATGGTTGCGCTCTGCATGACGAGGGCGCCCGGGTGTTGCCGAAGCTCAAGGTCGGTCTGTACGCGGCGATCCGTCGTGACGCCGAGGGGGCTGCAACAGGCAACCTGAGCTGCCGAGGTTCAGATGTGGGCCCGGATCTGCTTCACCGGATGGCCCAGCCGGTCCGGGCGTCCTGGCCCGGCCGGGGTCTTCCTCGAGGAAGCGGCGGACCGCGTCGACGGCGGCCGCCTGGTCGCGGGTGGTGCGCTCGGCAAGGATCTGCTCGGTAGCGTCGGAATGGAACGAGTGGGTCACCAGGTGTCGGCAACTTTCGGAGGAGATCAGCGGAGTTCGGCACAGTTCGGCGGCGACATCGTCGTTTGTGCGGGCGATGGCGGCCGCGGCGTTCGCGTCGCGGCGGAGCGGGACGCGGTGGCGAGGTGCTCTGGTTGCAGCTGACGTTCTGCGCTCCGGTGGCGGTCCCGACAGTGTCGGTAGGGGCTGCCGGATGAGCAGCCGTCACACCAGGCCCAGCAGGGGGTGAGGAGGCACGCCATGCGCTGGCTATCGGCCTGTCCGCGTGTACGCAGGGCCGCCCGCGGCGTTTCCCCGCTCGACATCCTGGACTGAAACGGCTCTGCCCTAGCAACGTCCCTTCAAATGAGGCTCGTTGAGCGGGAGGCATCCGGCTTGCACCATTGCCGCCACGCTGGGCCGGCCCGGGGTTGGGGACAGTGGACTGACCGGCCACTCCACCGGTCTCCCTAGGTCTCCGGCCCGGGACGCCGAGCACCCCCGCAGTACCTCGCCAGTGCAAGGATGCGGAAAACCTTGGTCGGGGGCAGGCTGGATTTATCCCCCCAGTCTCTGCTCAAACCTGCTGAGCCGAGAGACGATTGATCATCCAACTCTCAACCATTGCTGGATGGAGGGACCATGCCTCCGCACGTCTCGGGCGCGATCGGTGATGTGTGGAGCGCTCACCAAGGACCAAACCGCTTCTAGGAGCACCGACGGATACCCGGAGGATGCCATGGCTTGGAACGCTGATTTCTTCCCGCTTCCTGGCGGAGCCGTGTTCGATCGCGACAAACAGGACGTGACCGTTGTGTCCCGGTTCCCGGGTCAGCTGGACGTGTTCGTGATCGGATTCGACAACCGCGTCTGGACGACCTTCTGGAACGAGCACACCGGCTGGAACACGGATTTCTTCCCCCTGCCGGGTGGCGCGGTGTTCGACCACGAGAAGCAGAGGCTTGCCGCGGTGTCCCGGTTCCCGGGTCAGCTGGACGTGTTCGTGATCGGATTCGACAACCGCGTCTGGACGACCTTCTGGAACGAGCACACCGGCTGGAACGGCGACTTCTTCCCCCTGCCCGGCGGCGCGGTGTTCGACCACGAGAAGCAGAGGCTTGCCGTGGAGTCGCGGTTCCCGGGGCAGCTGGACGTGTTCGTGATCGGATTCGACAACCGCGTCTGGACGACCTTCTGGAACGAGCACACCGGCTGGAACACGGATTTCTTCCCCCTGCCGGGTGGCGCTGTGTTCGACCATCAGAAGCAGCAGGCGATCGCTGTCTCCCGGTTCGCCGGTCAGCTGGATGTGTTCGTGATCGGATTCGACAACCGCGTCTGGACGACCTTCTGGAACGAGCACACCGGCTGGAACGCCGACTTCTTCCCCCTGCCCGGCGGCGCCGTGTTCTCCCACGAGAAGCAGAAGCTTGCCGCGGTGTCCCGGTTCCCGGGGCAGCTGGACGTGTTCGTGATCGGATTCGACAACCGCGTCTGGACGACCTTCTGGAACGAGCACACCGGCTGGAACGCCGACTTCTTCCCCCTGCCCGGCGGCGCGGTGTTCGACCACGAGAAGCAGGAGCTTGCCGCGGTGTCCCGGTTCGCCGGTCAGCTGGACGTGTTCGTGATCGGATTCGACAACCGCGTCTGGACGACCTTCTGGAACGAGCACACCGGGTGGAACGCCGACTTCTTCCCCCTGCCTGGCGGTGCGGTATTCGATCGCGAGCGGCAACGGGCCGACGCGGTGTCCCGGTTCGCCGGGCAGCTGGACGTGTTCGTGATCGGATTCGACAACCACGTGTGGACCACGTTCTGGAACGAGGCGCTGCCCGAGCCCACGGTCCGCCTCAACTTCGTGATGGAGAGGCAGACCGAGACCAACTGGTGCTGGGCGGCCACGTCCGTGAGCATTGCCCGGTACTACGACGCCCGCAGCACCTGGACGCAGTGCGCCGTGGTCAACGGCGAGCTCACGCGCGACGACTGCTGCGGCTCGGGCGCGTCCGGCCCGTGCAACGTGCCCAACGTGCTCGACTCGCCGTTGAGCCGGGTGGGGCACTTCGACAGCATGACCGGCGGAACCGTGACCCGCGAACGGCTGCAGGGTGAGATCCGGGCGGGCCAGCCGGTGTGCGCCCGCACCGCCTGGCAGGCGGGCGGCGCCCACTTCGTCGCCATCACCGGCTTCGCCCCGGGCGACCTCATCGAGGTGGACGATCCGGTCTCCGGCGTCTCGGACGTCGACTACGACGTGTTCACCACCGCGTACCTCGGCTCCGGCTCGTGGACGCACACCTACTTCACCAAGTAATTGGGGGTCGACATGCCTCTCCAGCACCCCGAGCCGCCCGCTGAGGCGACCGAAGCCATCAGCGGCAAGCTGCGCGCGGTCGGTCCCCATGCGGGGGCGAACCTGTCCGCCCTGGGCGGGGCCGCGGACCCCACCGACCTGACCCCGACCGACCCGCACGAGGTCTACGTCCTGGACCTGCCGGACGTCCTCGGGGACGACCCGCTGGCCGCCGCCCGCCTCACCGGCTGGCGCTACCTGCTGAGCGACCAGCAACAGGTCATCTCCTCGGCCACGACGGTCCTCACCGACACCGGTGAACACCGCTTCGCCCTCTTCAACCGCGGCCCGTACGTCACCGGCACAGTCACCGCGCTGCGCACCGCCGCCGACCTCCCCGAAGTCGCCGCCCAGGACATGCGGGTCCGGCTCCTGACCGTCCCCGCGCTCAATCTCACCACCATCTGGCTGCACGGCGAGGAGGCCGACCTCCTGATCCCGATGGCCCCCGTCCCCAAGGACCTCACTTCGGGCCAGCCCTACCCGGCAGCCACAGTGCTGGCCACCCTCCGGGAACCCGCCCAGGCCCTGACCGCCATCACCCCGGCCGGCGAGACCGGCGCCTGACCGGGGTGTGTCACTCAGCCGAAGGCCCGCACCATGACGGTGCGGGCCTTCGGTTTCTCAGAGGAGCCGAGTCAGGAGCACGACGCCCAGGCCATGCCGCCCATCCATCCCGCAACCTCGGGCGACTGGTCGAGCTGCCGATGCGGTTCGAAAACGACACCCCAAAGGGGCGCGACGTCGTCGAGCCGGCGCGCACCCTCGCGGAGCGACTGCCCGCGTACACAGAGGCGACGACGTACGACGCGGTCCGTCAGCACGCACAAAAGGTGTGGCACACGATCCTGCGCCCGCTGCACCTGGACGACACCTACTGGCCCACGCCCGGCGGGCAGCCGCTACGGCTACGGCACCGCCTCGATCCCACTCAGCTGCGGCGGAGCCTACTGGGGCCACGGGGGCGACCTGCGCGGCAGCTCCGTGGGCGGAGGCCGCGCCACGGCAGGCCGCGGAACCGTGCCCGTCTGCACCACGACCTGGGCGGCCGAAGGCGAAAGCCTGCGCCACCTCCAAGGCCGCCGCCGGGCGGCTGCCAGGTGAGGCGGGTTGTGAACGGTCCTGTGCGCCGATCACATCGGGTGCCCAGATCAGCCGGTCCCTCGGCTGGTGGATCGTCGCAGTGAACCAGCTGGGCTCGGTCAGGCCCTGGAGGAAGGAATCGAGCAGGTCGACGGCAAGCACCAGGGTGCCGGCGAACAGGTCGCTCTCAGGAGCCATCGGCTCGGCTGGAGCCAGCACCTGACGTCACTGCCCCAGCCCATGGACGCACTCGGCGGTTCATCGCCGCCGTAGGTCGGCGGGATCAGCGATCGGACGGGGCAAGACACACCGCAGTTCCTGCAGCGCTCATCGCAGTCATCGGCCTGGCCGTTTCCGCCTGGGCGTCCGTCAAGGCGGTCGTGCTCGCCAACGTGCAGCTCGCGCAAGCCCAGGACCAGAAGGACGCAGATGAACGGCAGCAGGTGGCCCGGGGGCGCCTTCTCCGGCAGGGGCGCGCGGGGCAGCGGTCGACGGGATCACCCGTGATCGGGAAGGCCCCGCCCGGAATCCGTCCCTGGTGAGGGCTGTCCGGATGGCGGACGGCCGGTTGTAGGGTGTCGGCCATGCCCTGCGTACTCGTGGTCGAAGACGACCCCAGCATCCGTGCCTCGCTGATGGAGATCCTGGCGGAGCACGGCCATGCGGTGCGCAGCACGGGCGATGGGTTCGGCGCGCTGCGCGAGGTCGCGCAGGGCTCGCTGGACGCGGTGGTGCTGGACCTCGGCCTGCCCGATCTCGACGGCGGCGACGCGCTCCGCATGATCCGCGGGATATCGAACGTGCCCGTGGTGGTCGCGACCGCCCGCGACGACGAGAGCGAGATCGTCAAGCTCCTGAACGCGGGCGCCGACGACTACCTCGTCAAGCCGTTCTCCGGGGCGCAGCTCCTGGCCCGGCTCTCGGCGGTACTGCGGCGCACCGCGGTCCCCGCCCCGGCCGCCGGACAGGCCCCACCCCCCGATCCCTCGAGTCTGGTGACGGTCGGTGAGCTGACCGTGGATCCGCCGGCGCGTTCGGCCTATCTGGCGGGGCGTGAACTGGTGCTCACGCGCCGGGAGTTCGACCTGCTGGCCTTTCTCGCCCGGCACGCCGGCACGGTGGTGTCCCGGCACCGGCTGCTCGCCGAGGTCTGGCAGGAGGCCTACATCGAGGACCAGACCATCGACGTGCACGTGTCGGCGCTGCGCCGCAAGCTCGGCGAGCGGGCCTCGGCACCGCGCTATCTGCGCACCGTGCGCGGGGTGGGCATCAAGCTGGTGGCGCCGCACTGAGAAGGACTCAGGAGGGAGTGCCGAAGTCCTGGGTCCACCAGGGGCCTCCGTCGGTGCTGACGCCGACGCCGATCTCGGTGAATCCGCAGTTGAGGATGTTGGCCCGGTGGCCGGGGCTGTGCATCCAGGCGTCCATGACGGCGGCCGCGTCGGCCTGTCCCTTGGCTATGTTCTCGCCGGACCGTGACCAGGTGTATCCGGCCGCCTCGATGCGGTCCTGCGGCTGGGAGCCGTCGGTTCCCGTGTGGGAGAAGTTGCCGATGGCCGCCATGTCGTCGGTGTACTCCTGGGCCGCCTCGGTGAGGTCGGCGTCGACCGTCAGGGCCTTGCAGCCCGCCGCGGCGCGTTCGACGTTCACGAGGCGTACGACCTCCTCGGCCTCGCCGCCGCCTGCCGGGCGCGTACCGCTGTCGGGCTCGGCGGCCGGCTGCTTCGCGGGGGCCGGGGTCGCGGGCCTGGGCTTCCGCGCGCCCTGGGACGCGGAAGGTCCAGCCGCCCTGACGGTGGCCGAGGGCGGTGGGGTGGCCGAGGGGGGCATCGGCGTGGTGGAGAGGGTCGTCGGGGTGTGCGGGGCGGCCGACGGGGACGTCGGTGCGGTCGGCGATGCGGTGGTCGGCGGCCTGGTGGTCGACGATGCGGTGGTCGGCGGCCTGGTGGTCGGCGTCGGGTCAGGCGAGTCGCCGCCCATGGCGACGGATTCGGCCTTTTCGTGCGTGGAGCCGGCGAGTTCGGTGCCTGCAAGGCAGGCGGCGGCGACGGCCAGGACACTGAGGCCCGCCGCGGCCGCTGTGACGCGCGGGCGACGTGGGGCGCGGTGTGTGCGACGTCCGTGGGCGGCTCGGGGACTCATCT includes:
- a CDS encoding transposase family protein, translating into MNNVRPQLEELLFGSVENMSVESVEAADAVVRVKARSTAKRAACPGCGCWSSRIHGSYLHFPSDLPTSGKPVVVSLRVRRFLCAEGSCPRKTFAEQVPGLTCRSARRTERLRSTLVSVGLALAGRAGARMSDAFGVRVSRNTLLRLIQVADRWHLWHNLGEAAEKCVYRHRACLRPAPESPEESTQAPESPASSPWPTGHRFAERTRAKHATVHALLAAGHSKRSIARQLGMGLNTVLRFSRATEPEQLFTGQWQSRPTKLDAYKPYLDQRWQEGSTNAWKLWEEIKAQATQTATATSAPTSAGTCAASPSRSAPGRRPPAPSPAGSSPTPMPWPRATGSSSRPC
- a CDS encoding transposase, with protein sequence MAESDRLQLKAVLTNCPELDALAEHARSFAHMLTQLQGHQLPAWTEAATAADLPSLQRFARHLERDLGAVTAGLSQPWNSGVVEGHVNRIKMLKRQMFGRAGFELLRKRVLLYY
- a CDS encoding papain-like cysteine protease family protein, with translation MTVVSRFPGQLDVFVIGFDNRVWTTFWNEHTGWNTDFFPLPGGAVFDHEKQRLAAVSRFPGQLDVFVIGFDNRVWTTFWNEHTGWNGDFFPLPGGAVFDHEKQRLAVESRFPGQLDVFVIGFDNRVWTTFWNEHTGWNTDFFPLPGGAVFDHQKQQAIAVSRFAGQLDVFVIGFDNRVWTTFWNEHTGWNADFFPLPGGAVFSHEKQKLAAVSRFPGQLDVFVIGFDNRVWTTFWNEHTGWNADFFPLPGGAVFDHEKQELAAVSRFAGQLDVFVIGFDNRVWTTFWNEHTGWNADFFPLPGGAVFDRERQRADAVSRFAGQLDVFVIGFDNHVWTTFWNEALPEPTVRLNFVMERQTETNWCWAATSVSIARYYDARSTWTQCAVVNGELTRDDCCGSGASGPCNVPNVLDSPLSRVGHFDSMTGGTVTRERLQGEIRAGQPVCARTAWQAGGAHFVAITGFAPGDLIEVDDPVSGVSDVDYDVFTTAYLGSGSWTHTYFTK
- a CDS encoding response regulator transcription factor → MPCVLVVEDDPSIRASLMEILAEHGHAVRSTGDGFGALREVAQGSLDAVVLDLGLPDLDGGDALRMIRGISNVPVVVATARDDESEIVKLLNAGADDYLVKPFSGAQLLARLSAVLRRTAVPAPAAGQAPPPDPSSLVTVGELTVDPPARSAYLAGRELVLTRREFDLLAFLARHAGTVVSRHRLLAEVWQEAYIEDQTIDVHVSALRRKLGERASAPRYLRTVRGVGIKLVAPH
- a CDS encoding CAP domain-containing protein yields the protein MSPRAAHGRRTHRAPRRPRVTAAAAGLSVLAVAAACLAGTELAGSTHEKAESVAMGGDSPDPTPTTRPPTTASSTTRPPTTASPTAPTSPSAAPHTPTTLSTTPMPPSATPPPSATVRAAGPSASQGARKPRPATPAPAKQPAAEPDSGTRPAGGGEAEEVVRLVNVERAAAGCKALTVDADLTEAAQEYTDDMAAIGNFSHTGTDGSQPQDRIEAAGYTWSRSGENIAKGQADAAAVMDAWMHSPGHRANILNCGFTEIGVGVSTDGGPWWTQDFGTPS